The genomic region TGACAGATGAGGAATACGATTTAGCTGTAGAAAAGCTTGGTCGTCAACCAAACTGGACAGAAATCGGTTTATTTTCTGTCATGTGGTCTGAGCACTGTTCTTATAAAAAATCAAAACCTGTATTGCGTAAATTCCCTACAACTGGCCCTCAAGTATTACAAGGTCCTGGTGAAGGAGCGGGAATTGTTGATATTGGTGACGGTCAAGGTGCTGTATTTAAAATGGAATCGCATAACTACCCATCTGCTATCGAACCTTACCAAGGAGCGGCAACAGGTGTAGGTGGTATTTTACGCGATGTTTTCTCAATGGGTGCACGACCAATCGCAGCAATCAATTCTTTACGCTTCGGTGAATTACAGTCAGAGCGTGTAAAATACTTATTTAAAGAGGCAGTAGCAGGTATTGCAGGCTATGGTAATAGCATTGGTGTGCCAACTGTAGGAGGGGAAGTACAGTTTGACCCTTGCTATGAAGGTAACCCACTTGTTAACGCAATGGTTGTCGGTTTAATTGACCATAAAGATATTCAGCGCGGTGTAGCAGCGGGGGTTGGTAACACAATTATGTATGCAGGCGCTCCAACTGGGCGTGATGGTATTCACGGTGCAACGGCTTCTTCCTCTGAATTAGCAGATGATTCAGCAGAAAAAAGCTCACCAGTACAAGCGGGTGACCCATTCGTAGAAAAGCTATTAATGGAAGCTTGCTTAGAGGCTGTAAAATCTGACGCTTTAGTCGGTATTCAAGACATGGGTGCAGCAGGTCTTACTTCTTCATCAGCAGAAATGGCTTCAAAAGCGGGTACTGGTGTTGAAATGAATTTAGATTTAGTGCCTCAGCGAGAAGAAAATATGACAGCATATGAAATGATGCTTTCAGAATCACAGGAGCGTATGCTACTTGTTGTTAAAGCCGGTCGTGAGGACGAAGTGAAGGAAATCTTCGGGCGTCATGATATAGAAGCTGTGGCAATTGGACGCGTGACAGATGATAAAATGCTGCGTTTATTACACAAAGGCGAGGTAGTAGCGGAGTTACAAGCAGATATTCTTGCCGAGGAGGCGCCAGTTTATTATATGCCAGATGCTGAGCCAGCGTATTTTGCTCAATATCAGGCGATGGAAAATGCTGAGCCTGCTGTAACAGATTATAAAGAAACATTAGTAAAATTATTAAAAGCTCCTACAATTGCTTCTAAGGAATGGGCATATAGTCAATTTGATTCTGAGGCACGTACTAGCACAGTTGTTGGACCGGGGTCGGATGCAGCAGTTGTACGTGTGCGCGGAACAAATAAAGGGTTAGCTATTACAGCGGATTGTAATTCTCGTTATATTTACTTAGACCCAGAAACAGGCGGTAAAATTGCGGTAGCGGAGGCTGGACGTAACATCGTATGTTCTGGTGGAGAGCCTCTTGCGATTACGGACTGCTTAAACTTTGGTAATCCAGAGAAACCTGAAGTATTTTGGCAGCTACAAAAGTCAGCAGATGGTATTGCCGCAGCATGTTTAGCGTTAGATGCACCTGTTATCGGCGGAAACGTGTCGATGTATAATGAGCGTTCAGGTGAGGCTATTTACCCGACACCAACAATTGGTATGGTCGGTTTAGTAAAAGATTTAGCGCATGTGACAACACAGGAAGTGAAGCAAGCGGGTGATATCGTTTACTTAATAGGTGAAACGAAAACTGAATTTGGTGGCTCTGAGCTACAAAAATTAGTTGAGGGCAAGATTTCAGGTAAGGCACCAGCAATTGATTTAAAAGTTGAGGCTGCCCGTCAAAAGGCATTATTAGAGGCGATTCGTGCCAATTTAGTACAGTCAGCACACGACGTATCAGAAGGCGGCGTAGCTGTAGCACTGGCGGAGAAAACATTTGCCGCGCAAGGGCTTGGCGTGAATATAACATTACAAGGTTCAGCAACAACAGTATTATTCGCTGAATCACAATCACGTTTTATCGTGACAGTAAAAGCAGAAAATGCAGCTAGCTTTGAAGCAGCAGTAGCAGATGCGAAGAAAATTGGTACAGTAACAAATGATGAAAAAATTACAATTAATGGAGAAACAGCCACTCTTGTGGAAGGGACAGTCGAAGAGTTCCGTTCTGCTTGGAAAGGAGCAATTCCATGCTTGCTGAAATCAGAGGCTTAAACGAAGAGTGTGGTGTATTCGGGATTTGGGGCAACTCAAATCCTGCTCACCTAAGCTATTACGGTTTACATGCCTTACAGCACCGCGGGCAAGAAGGTGCTGGTATCGTTGTAACAGATGGTGAAGGACTTCGTATTCAAAAAGGTGAAGGCTTAGTAAGCGAAGTATTCAATGAAGATAAATTAAAAAGAATAAATGGTAAGGCTGCAATTGCCCATGCGCGTTATGCTACGGGTGGCGCGCGCGGCATTGAAAATGTACAGCCATTATTATTTCATTCTTCTACTGGCAGTCTAGCAATTGCCCATAATGGCAACTTAGTAAATGCGAGTCATTTACAGCAATATTTAGAAAGACAGGGAAGTATTTTCCATTCTAGCTCTGACACAGAAGTCGTGGCTCACTTAATTAAGAAAAGCAAACTCTCTCCATTTCGCGCTAAAGTAAAAGAGGCTTTGAACCTATTAAAAGGTGCTTACTCATTGTTAATTATGACGAAGGAAGAAATGCTTGTTGCAAGAGACCCACATGGTTTGCGTCCATTATCTTTAGGGAAGCTTGGAGATGGTTGGGTTGTCGCTTCTGAAACATCTGCCTTTGATTTAATTGGTGCAGAGTTTGTTCGCTCAATTGAACCGGGGGAATTACTAATTATTAATGACCAAGGTATCACATCTGACCGTTTCGTTGAGATGCAAGGTCGTGCAATGTGTGCGATGGAGTATGTATATTTAGCGCGCCCGGATTCAGATATTGATGGTATTAATGTTCATATGGCGCGTAAACGTATGGGCAAACAGCTAGCGCGAGAATGTGCTCATATTGAGGGCGATGTAGTGACAGGTGTGCCAGATTCAAGTATTTCTGCAGCGATTGGCTTTGCGGAAGAGAGTGGGATTCCATATGAGCTTGGTTTAATTAAAAATCGCTATGTAGGACGCACATTTATTCAACCAACACAAGAATTGCGTGAGCGCGGGGTAAAAATGAAATTATCACCGGTTGTTCAAGTAGTGAAGGGCAAGCGTGTTGTCATGGTAGACGACTCGATTGTTCGTGGAACGACATCAAAACGCATTGTGAGAATGTTGAAGGAGGCAGGAGCAGCGGAGGTGCATGTTGTTATTTCATCACCACCAATGACAGACCCTTGCTTCTATGGTATCGACACATCGACACATGAAGAGCTTATCGCAGCAAGCCATAATGTGGAAGAAATTAGACAGGCTATCGAGGCAGATTCATTAACATTTTTATCTGCGCAGGGCATGATTGATTCTATCGCTCGCCCATTTGAAGATGAAAATGGCGGTTTATGTCTAGCTTGCTTTAGTGGGAAATACCCAACTGAAATTTTCCCTGATACACTTTTACCACATGAAAAAGAATTATTAAGTTAAAAAGAAATACGTATTTCCCTTTCAAATTTGGGCAACCACAAAGTCAGTCCTTTTTTGAATGGGAAATACGTCAATAAAATGCGGATGGAGCTGTTTGAGAAGTCATATAAAGACAGCTTTCAATCATCGGTTAATCCAACAAAGGAGGCGCTTTTCGCATGTCGAAAGCATATGAACAAGCAGGTGTAAATATAGAGGCTGGCTATGAAGCTGTAAAGCGTATGAAATCTCACGTTGAACGTACAAAACGGTTAGGTGTGATGGGCACGTTTGGTGGCTTTGGCGGTATGTTTGATTTGTCTACATTAAACTTGAAGGAGCCTGTATTAATTTCGGGTACTGATGGGGTCGGAACGAAGCTAAAGCTAGCTTTCATGGTTGATAAGCACGACACAATCGGTATCGACTGTGTTGCTATGTGTGTCAACGATATCGTTGCACAAGGCGCAGAGCCATTATATTTCCTAGACTATGTAGCTGTCGGCAAGGCGCAGCCAGCAAAAATTGAACAAATCGTAAAAGGTGTTGCAGATGGTTGTGTGCAATCAGGCGCAGCATTAATCGGTGGCGAAACAGCAGAAATGCCAGGTCTTTATGAGGAAGATGAATATGATTTAGCAGGTTTTGCAGTAGGTGCTTGTGAAAAGAGCGCTATTATTACAGGTGAAAAAATTGCTGAGGGCGATGTGCTTGTAGGGATAGCTTCAAGCGGTGTGCATTCTAATGGTTATTCATTAGTCCGCAAAATTGTTTTTGCAGACAATGGCTATGCAGTAGACCAAGTAATAGAAGGTTATGAGGCATTAGGTCCTATCGGTGAAGCCTTACTTGTGCCAACAAAGCTTTATGCGAAGCCTGTGTTAGCAGCAATTAAAGCAGCGGATGTACATGGGTGTGCACATGTTACAGGTGGTGGCTTCTATGAAAACTTGCCACGTATGATGCCAGAAGGGCTAGCTACAGAGGTTGATTTAGGCTCTTGGCCAGTATTGCCTGTATTTGAATTTTTAAAGGAAAAAGGTCAGTTAGCTGATAAGGATTTATATAATGTATTCAACATGGGTATTGGCTTTGTTATTGCTGTACCAGCAGCAGATGCTGACAAAGTGCTTACGGCTGTTGAAGCGAATGGCGAAAAAGCCTATGTAATCGGTCGCGTTGTAAAGGGTGAGGGCGTGATTTTTAACGGTGAGCATGACGGGAGTTTAGTGTAATGACGAAAATAGCAGTATTTGCGTCAGGCAGCGGTAGCAATTTTCAAGCTATTGCAGAAAGCATTCAGCGCGGTGAGCTAGATGCTAAAATTGAGCTAGTCATAACAGATAAACCAGGTGCCTTTGTAGTAACGCGTGCCAATGAGCTAGGCATCCCAGTGCTAGAGCTAGCACCGAAAACATTTCCTTCAAAGGCCCATTATGAGCAGGCGATTATTGATGCATTACAAGAAAAGAAGATTGAATGGGTTGTTTTAGCAGGCTATATGCGCTTAATTGGGGAAACTTTATTAGCAGCGTTTCCTAACCGCATCGTTAATATTCACCCGTCTTTACTTCCATCTTTCCCGGGGAAAGATGCGATTGGACAAGCATTTGAACATGGCGTAAAAGTAACAGGTGTGACAGTCCATTTTGTAGATGCAGGCATGGATACAGGTCCAATCATCGCACAGATAGCAGTAGATATTGCCGAGTCACGCGAGGAAACAGAGGAGCGAATTCATAAAGCAGAGCACAAATTATACACCGCTACACTGCAACAGTTATTTCAATAAAAGACGGGGCTGCGCGGCAAGGTAGCCCCTACATTTTTATCGGCTATAGTAGGATACTTGCCACTAGAAAGGAACTCAGTCTAAAAGCATCACTCGTGCATAATGACTGGGTGGCCGACATCTTGTTGGCTAAACTTGCACGGATGTCGCAGGTCGGCTCGGGGAAATTTGGACGAGAGTTAGCCGAGGTATAATTGATTATAAATTGGAGGATTTTATCGTGGGTAAACGTGCACTTATTAGTGTTTCGAATAAAGAAGGTATTTTAGAATTTGCAAAAGAATTAGTTGCATTAGGTTATGAAATTTTATCAACTGGTGGTACAAAAAGCATGTTACAGGACAATCATGTACCTGTAACAGCAGTCGATGAAGTAACAAAGTTTCCAGAAATTTTGGATGGACGTGTAAAGACATTGAATCCGTTAATTCACGGAGGCCTTTTAGGAAAATTTGATGATGCTTCACACCAAGCGCAAATGAATGAGCATGGAATCGAGCCAATTGAGATTGTTTGTGTAAACTTATATCCTTTTGTTGAAACAATTTCAAAGCCTAATGTATCATTGGATGATGCGATTGAAAATATCGATATTGGTGGACCTACAATGTTACGTTCTGCTGCGAAAAATCATCAATATGTAACGGTAATTGTAGATGCAGCAGATTATGCGCAAGTATTGGAAGAACTTAAGGCAAATGGGGCAACGACGCATGAAACACGCCGCAAGCTTGCAGCAAAAGTATTCCGCCATACAGCAGCATACGACTCATACATTTCAAATTATTTAACAGAGGAAGATTTCCCAGAAAGCCTAACTTTAACTTATGAATTGAAGCAAAATTTACGCTATGGTGAAAACCCACATCAAAAGGCGGCGTTCTATCAAAAGCGTCTAGGCTCTGACTTTTCAATTGCATTTGCAGAACAATTGCACGGTAAAGAGCTTTCTTACAATAATATTCAAGATGCAAATGCGGCATTGCAAATTGTGAAGGAATTCGAGATGCCTGCTGCTGTCGCAGTTAAACATATGAACCCATGCGGTGTCGGCACTGGCGCAACGATTGAAGAAGCATTCAATAAAGCATATGAAGCAGACCCAACGTCTATTTTCGGTGGCATTATTGCATTAAACAAGGAAGTGGACGTAGCAACGGCTGAAAAGCTTGGCGGCATCTTCTTAGAAATTATTATTGCACCTTCATTTACAGAACAAGCATTGAACATTTTGACAGCGAAGAAAAATATCCGTCTAATGACAATTGATTTCTCACAAGCGAAGCAAGACCAATTCAATGTCGTATCCGTAGAGGGCGGCTTGCTTGTCCAAGAGCCAGACCGTTTCGGCTTTAATGATGCAACAATCGATGTAGTAACGGACCGTAAACCAACTGAGGAAGAATGGAATGCCTTAAAATTAGGCTGGGCTGTAGTGAAGCATGTGAAATCAAATGCAATTGTCGTTGCAGACAGCCAAATGACATTAGGTGTGGGTGCTGGTCAAATGAATCGTGTAGGCGCGGCGAAGATTGCTTTTGAGCAAGCAGGTGTGAAGGCACGAGGTGCAGCTTTAGCATCGGATGCCTTCTTCCCTATGGGCGACACAGTGGAGGCGGCACATGCAGCAGGTATTACTGCAATTATTCAACCAGGCGGCTCAATCAAGGACCAAGAATCAATTGACAAGGCAAATGAATATGGCATCACAATGGTATTCACAGGCGTACGCCACTTCAAGCACTAAAAAACAATAGCATAAGTAAAATAGAGCGGTTATAATAGAATAATGTTTCGTTGCTACTTTTGGTCGGAGAAGCAACAGAAGCGTTATGAAAAATGCCTTAGCTTAGGCGGGCATAAAAACAGCATGCCTTTGGCCGGACATGCTGTAAAAAAAGCTGCGATTAAATTATCCACTTTGGCCGGGGGAAATTAATCGCAAATTATCATATTTAAGCAACAGCACTATTTTGGTCGGGTACGTTTGTTGTGTAAATAATGATAAAAACGCTCGCTGCAATAGCGGGCGTTTTTTTGTAGGAAAAGAGAATTCACAGATAAGTCATAAAAACGAAAAATAAGTAAAGGCTATGATGATAAACGGGAGGTTAGAGAAAAATGAAAGTTCTTGTAATTGGCAGTGGGGGGCGTGAGCATGCAATTGCTAAGCAGTTTAGTGTTGCGCCATCAGTGGAGAAAGTATTTGTTGCACCTGGTAATGATGGGATGCGAGCGGATGCTGAAGTAGTAGCAATTGATGCAATGGATTTTGCTGCATTAGTAGCGTTTGCAAAGGAGCAAAGCATTGATTTAACATTTGTTGGACCTGAACAGCCATTGGCAGCAGGTATTGTAGATTATTTTCAGCAGGAGGGCTTGACGATTTTTGGTCCGACAAAGGCCGCAGCTCAAATTGAGGGCTCTAAATCCTACGCCAAGGAAATTATGCAAAAATACAATATTCCTACGGCTGCATATGCAACATTTACAGAAGCAGCGCCTGCTATTGCTTATATTAAGGAGCAGGGTGCACCAATCGTTGTAAAGGCGGACGGGCTAGCAGCAGGTAAAGGTGTAATTGTTGCGCTAACGGAGCAAGAGGCAATTGATGCGGTCAATGATATGATTGGCAATCAGCTTTTTGGTGACTCCTCTTCACGTGTTGTAATTGAAGAGTTTTTAGATGGTGAAGAATTTTCATTTATGTCTTTCGTACATAAAGGGCAAATTTATCCGATGGTTATCGCGCAAGACCATAAGCGCGCTTACGATGGGGATAAGGGACCGAACACAGGTGGTATGGGTGCTTATTCGCCAGTACCTCAAATTCCACAAGAAGTTGTTTCAAAAGCTTATATTGAGATTGTAGAGCCAACTGTAAAAGCAATGGAGGAAGAAGGCGTATCTTTTACAGGTATTCTTTATGCAGGGCTTATTTTAACGGCAAAAGGTCCAAAAGTAATTGAATTCAACGCACGTTTTGGAGACCCAGAAACACAGGTGGTACTGCCGCGCATGGCATCTGACTTTGGCTTGTTTATGCAAGCTTTAATGTCTGAAAAATATTTTGATTTACAATGGTCAAATGAAGCAATGTTAGGTGTAGTTATCGCAGCAGAAGGCTACCCTGGTGATGTAGAAAAAGGCAATGCAATACCGAATTTACAAACGATAAGTGAAAAATATGCCGTGTACCATGCTGGTACA from Metasolibacillus fluoroglycofenilyticus harbors:
- the purL gene encoding phosphoribosylformylglycinamidine synthase subunit PurL, coding for MSTNNFEPTPEQIKEQRIYADMGMTDEEYDLAVEKLGRQPNWTEIGLFSVMWSEHCSYKKSKPVLRKFPTTGPQVLQGPGEGAGIVDIGDGQGAVFKMESHNYPSAIEPYQGAATGVGGILRDVFSMGARPIAAINSLRFGELQSERVKYLFKEAVAGIAGYGNSIGVPTVGGEVQFDPCYEGNPLVNAMVVGLIDHKDIQRGVAAGVGNTIMYAGAPTGRDGIHGATASSSELADDSAEKSSPVQAGDPFVEKLLMEACLEAVKSDALVGIQDMGAAGLTSSSAEMASKAGTGVEMNLDLVPQREENMTAYEMMLSESQERMLLVVKAGREDEVKEIFGRHDIEAVAIGRVTDDKMLRLLHKGEVVAELQADILAEEAPVYYMPDAEPAYFAQYQAMENAEPAVTDYKETLVKLLKAPTIASKEWAYSQFDSEARTSTVVGPGSDAAVVRVRGTNKGLAITADCNSRYIYLDPETGGKIAVAEAGRNIVCSGGEPLAITDCLNFGNPEKPEVFWQLQKSADGIAAACLALDAPVIGGNVSMYNERSGEAIYPTPTIGMVGLVKDLAHVTTQEVKQAGDIVYLIGETKTEFGGSELQKLVEGKISGKAPAIDLKVEAARQKALLEAIRANLVQSAHDVSEGGVAVALAEKTFAAQGLGVNITLQGSATTVLFAESQSRFIVTVKAENAASFEAAVADAKKIGTVTNDEKITINGETATLVEGTVEEFRSAWKGAIPCLLKSEA
- the purF gene encoding amidophosphoribosyltransferase, with amino-acid sequence MLAEIRGLNEECGVFGIWGNSNPAHLSYYGLHALQHRGQEGAGIVVTDGEGLRIQKGEGLVSEVFNEDKLKRINGKAAIAHARYATGGARGIENVQPLLFHSSTGSLAIAHNGNLVNASHLQQYLERQGSIFHSSSDTEVVAHLIKKSKLSPFRAKVKEALNLLKGAYSLLIMTKEEMLVARDPHGLRPLSLGKLGDGWVVASETSAFDLIGAEFVRSIEPGELLIINDQGITSDRFVEMQGRAMCAMEYVYLARPDSDIDGINVHMARKRMGKQLARECAHIEGDVVTGVPDSSISAAIGFAEESGIPYELGLIKNRYVGRTFIQPTQELRERGVKMKLSPVVQVVKGKRVVMVDDSIVRGTTSKRIVRMLKEAGAAEVHVVISSPPMTDPCFYGIDTSTHEELIAASHNVEEIRQAIEADSLTFLSAQGMIDSIARPFEDENGGLCLACFSGKYPTEIFPDTLLPHEKELLS
- the purM gene encoding phosphoribosylformylglycinamidine cyclo-ligase, with product MSKAYEQAGVNIEAGYEAVKRMKSHVERTKRLGVMGTFGGFGGMFDLSTLNLKEPVLISGTDGVGTKLKLAFMVDKHDTIGIDCVAMCVNDIVAQGAEPLYFLDYVAVGKAQPAKIEQIVKGVADGCVQSGAALIGGETAEMPGLYEEDEYDLAGFAVGACEKSAIITGEKIAEGDVLVGIASSGVHSNGYSLVRKIVFADNGYAVDQVIEGYEALGPIGEALLVPTKLYAKPVLAAIKAADVHGCAHVTGGGFYENLPRMMPEGLATEVDLGSWPVLPVFEFLKEKGQLADKDLYNVFNMGIGFVIAVPAADADKVLTAVEANGEKAYVIGRVVKGEGVIFNGEHDGSLV
- the purN gene encoding phosphoribosylglycinamide formyltransferase, yielding MTKIAVFASGSGSNFQAIAESIQRGELDAKIELVITDKPGAFVVTRANELGIPVLELAPKTFPSKAHYEQAIIDALQEKKIEWVVLAGYMRLIGETLLAAFPNRIVNIHPSLLPSFPGKDAIGQAFEHGVKVTGVTVHFVDAGMDTGPIIAQIAVDIAESREETEERIHKAEHKLYTATLQQLFQ
- the purH gene encoding bifunctional phosphoribosylaminoimidazolecarboxamide formyltransferase/IMP cyclohydrolase: MGKRALISVSNKEGILEFAKELVALGYEILSTGGTKSMLQDNHVPVTAVDEVTKFPEILDGRVKTLNPLIHGGLLGKFDDASHQAQMNEHGIEPIEIVCVNLYPFVETISKPNVSLDDAIENIDIGGPTMLRSAAKNHQYVTVIVDAADYAQVLEELKANGATTHETRRKLAAKVFRHTAAYDSYISNYLTEEDFPESLTLTYELKQNLRYGENPHQKAAFYQKRLGSDFSIAFAEQLHGKELSYNNIQDANAALQIVKEFEMPAAVAVKHMNPCGVGTGATIEEAFNKAYEADPTSIFGGIIALNKEVDVATAEKLGGIFLEIIIAPSFTEQALNILTAKKNIRLMTIDFSQAKQDQFNVVSVEGGLLVQEPDRFGFNDATIDVVTDRKPTEEEWNALKLGWAVVKHVKSNAIVVADSQMTLGVGAGQMNRVGAAKIAFEQAGVKARGAALASDAFFPMGDTVEAAHAAGITAIIQPGGSIKDQESIDKANEYGITMVFTGVRHFKH
- the purD gene encoding phosphoribosylamine--glycine ligase, coding for MKVLVIGSGGREHAIAKQFSVAPSVEKVFVAPGNDGMRADAEVVAIDAMDFAALVAFAKEQSIDLTFVGPEQPLAAGIVDYFQQEGLTIFGPTKAAAQIEGSKSYAKEIMQKYNIPTAAYATFTEAAPAIAYIKEQGAPIVVKADGLAAGKGVIVALTEQEAIDAVNDMIGNQLFGDSSSRVVIEEFLDGEEFSFMSFVHKGQIYPMVIAQDHKRAYDGDKGPNTGGMGAYSPVPQIPQEVVSKAYIEIVEPTVKAMEEEGVSFTGILYAGLILTAKGPKVIEFNARFGDPETQVVLPRMASDFGLFMQALMSEKYFDLQWSNEAMLGVVIAAEGYPGDVEKGNAIPNLQTISEKYAVYHAGTKLVNGTYVGNGGRVLLVAAKADTLLEAQQKVYAAIETESWDKFFFRKDIGWRTLQ